A genome region from Triticum aestivum cultivar Chinese Spring chromosome 2B, IWGSC CS RefSeq v2.1, whole genome shotgun sequence includes the following:
- the LOC123044947 gene encoding fasciclin-like arabinogalactan protein 15, with protein MGAPLFGAVLLCLVLAAAAVPEQQPTLPSSSAANSSTGVNSNSVLVALLDSHYTELAELVEKALLLQSLEDAVGRGNVTIFAPRNEALERDLDPEFRAFLLEPRNLRSLQRLLLFHVLPSRLHSHSAWPASTARMTLSGEHLQLSADGQKMLVGTAEVTRPDAVVRPDGVIHGIERLLVPRSVQEDFNRRRSLAAISAVLPTGAPEVDPRTHRLKKPAPPVPLGAPPVLPVWDAMAPGPSIAPAPAPGPGSGKHHFDGHSQVKDFIQTLVLYGGYNELADILVNLTSLATEMGRLVSEGYVLTVLAPNDEAMARLTTDQLSEPGSPENILYYHMVPEYQTEESMYNAVRRFGTVRYDTLRLPQKVTAREADGSVKFGHGEGSAYLFDPDIYTDGRISVQGIDAVLFLPVEDAAKSSGGASPVRKAPAVTGTAKPKLRRGKLLEGACHVAAVFGGRSHFTSCQ; from the coding sequence ATGGGCGCGCCGCTCTTCGGCGCCGTCCTCCTCTGCCTGGTACTCGCCGCGGCAGCGGTGCCGGAGCAGCAGCCCACATTGCCCTCCTCTTCAGCGGCGAACAGCTCCACGGGGGTGAACTCCAACTCGGTGCTGGTGGCGCTTCTGGACTCGCACTACACGGAGCTGGCGGAGCTGGTGGAGAAGGCGCTGCTGCTGCAGTCCCTGGAGGACGCCGTGGGCCGGGGCAACGTCACCATCTTCGCGCCCCGGAACGAGGCCCTCGAGCGGGACCTCGACCCGGAGTTCCGCGCCTTCCTCCTTGAGCCCCGCAACCTGCGCTCCCTCCAGCGCCTGCTCCTCTTCCACGTCCTCCCCTCCCGCCTGCACTCGCACTCCGCCTGGCCCGCCTCCACCGCGCGGATGACGCTCTCCGGCGAGCACCTCCAGCTGTCAGCCGACGGCCAGAAGATGCTAGTCGGCACCGCGGAGGTCACGCGGCCGGACGCGGTGGTGAGGCCCGACGGGGTCATCCACGGCATCGAGCGGCTGCTGGTGCCGCGGTCAGTTCAGGAGGATTTCAACCGCCGCCGCAGCCTGGCTGCCATCTCGGCCGTGCTCCCCACGGGCGCCCCCGAGGTGGACCCCAGGACGCACAGGCTGAAGAAGCCTGCGCCGCCCGTGCCCCTCGGCGCGCCGCCCGTGCTGCCGGTCTGGGACGCCATGGCCCCCGGCCCTTCCATCGCGCCGGCGCCGGCCCCCGGCCCCGGATCCGGGAAGCACCACTTCGACGGGCACAGCCAGGTCAAGGACTTCATCCAGACGCTGGTCCTGTACGGGGGGTACAACGAGCTCGCTGATATCCTGGTGAACCTGACGTCGCTGGCCACGGAGATGGGGCGGCTGGTCTCAGAGGGGTATGTGCTCACAGTGCTGGCCCCCAATGACGAGGCCATGGCACGGCTGACCACGGACCAGCTGAGCGAGCCCGGGTCGCCGGAGAACATCCTCTACTACCACATGGTCCCCGAGTACCAGACGGAGGAAAGCATGTACAACGCCGTGCGGAGGTTCGGGACGGTGCGGTACGACACGCTGCGGCTGCCGCAGAAGGTGACGGCCAGGGAGGCGGACGGGTCGGTCAAGTTCGGGCACGGCGAGGGGTCCGCCTACCTCTTCGATCCGGATATCTACACCGACGGGAGGATCTCTGTGCAGGGCATCGACGCAGTGCTCTTCCTGCCGGTGGAGGACGCGGCCAAGAGCTCCGGCGGAGCCTCGCCCGTGAGGAAGGCCCCCGCCGTCACCGGCACGGCCAAGCCCAAGCTCCGACGCG